The segment CCAGTGAGCTGAGTTTCTGCTTTCAGCACACCCTGAAATCCAGCTCAGTACAGCAACTGCTGGGTCCTCTCAGGGTCTTCATGAAATtcattttaaagaacaaacaacAGGGGAAAGCCAACCTATTCTTCCAACTGACACATCAGGGCTGATTTACATACCTGTTTGATTAAAAATGAAGTCTTTCAGTGTCTCCAGTGTTCTGTCTGTATGATTAAATCTAGCCATAGGTTTAGCACCTTGGAAAAGGAGGATATTGGGTACAGCCACAGTTCCAAATCTAGTTGATAAACTGGTGGACATAAAGTAAATACaaagcatgaaggaaaagaaaaccactgaaggaagaaacaaaagataGACATGATAAAGGAAGCGCCAATTTTACTAAATTAAACTGTCactttataagaaaaaaatcactcgTTTTTAAAACACACAACTTGCTAACAGAAATAAACTGATGCTGGAGCACAAGAAGTGTGAGTTACCTGCTGTGCTGAGATGCATCCAGTGCCAGGAAGCGAAGAGTTGGAAATGCTCGAGGTAAAGAATTAAAATGAGGTGCCAGACTGGCAGAAAAGCGGCACCATGGCGTATAGAACAGGACTAATGTACAGTCACTGCTGTTTGGGTTTAAGAACTCCATCAGGTCCtttgggaaagcagaagaaaaacaaatgaggaCAATTACATATTGAACAGTTAAATTCTACGTAGGAATGCATCATTCAGCAATCGATTAGATACTTGACAATATTTATCAAGTAGCTACACGTTTGTTTAACCTTTTCAAAAGAGATGGACAATtgcatttaaacttttttaaaagttgttttaaaagattattattttaaaaaaaaaaaatatatacacataactattagaagaaacaagccagaaataCGCACTGGTACTGGTGGTGCCATTAACAATTTCAGAGAATGACACTAATccatgcagcaggaaagctgacAGTTCACTACAGGCACTCAGATGAGAGACACAGGTACGCGGACTAAGctgtatctccattttttttctgctcataaTGACATGGAAAGTCGCCTTGCCCAGACGTTTCCTCTTTTCAACAGCACAGACAATGTTACACAAAGAAATTCACTAAGTCAAGCActgaaagaaacacacacacgGTGCTGATGGGACATCTTCCCCCATCCTCAAGCAGCAACTGGGCGATCCGTTTACCTGAGACACGTTCAGGATCTGCAGCGTGAAGCGGTCGACGCCAGTGATATTTCTCTCCTCGCAGTTCACTTTGGGAGCTTTGGCGCTGTCGGTGCTGTTCGGTTCCTCGGCGGGCGCGGGCAGCACCGTCTCCAGCCCGTCCTGCTCCCGGCCCTGGCCCGGGGgaccctcagggctgctccccgCGCCGCACCCTTCGCCTCCGTCCGCTGCATCGCAAGCCCCCTTGGCGACGTCGGACACCTGGCCTTCCCTCGCCTCCCCCGGCACCACCGAGAGCACCACGGCCTGCTGCGCGGGGAGCCCGCTGCCCAGCATGGCGTCCGCCATCTCCGCAGTCCGGTACCGCACCGGCTCGCCGCCGCCCTGCGCGGAGCCGCCCCCGGGGGAGTGGGGCTGCTCGCCGGCGCTCTGCTCCGTCACCACCCCTGCGCCGGGAGGGAGAGATCAGCTCCGCGCCGCAGCcgagccccggccgccccgcgcaCCGGCCGCGCCAGGGAGACCCCGCACACACCGCTCGGTCCCCAGGGCCCACCCCAGCTGCCATCGCCGGGGCCCGCCGCCCTCACCTGAAGAGAGGGCCTGACCGAGCAAGATCAGCACCAGCAACAGCCGCCACATCCTCGGCCCGGCACTAGCCCCGCCACAGCGCTCCGTCTCCCCGGACAACGGCCACTTCCGCCGGAACACCGGCTTACTTCCGCTTCCGGCGAGCCGCCGCCGTGCG is part of the Rissa tridactyla isolate bRisTri1 chromosome 11, bRisTri1.patW.cur.20221130, whole genome shotgun sequence genome and harbors:
- the TXNDC15 gene encoding thioredoxin domain-containing protein 15: MWRLLLVLILLGQALSSGVVTEQSAGEQPHSPGGGSAQGGGEPVRYRTAEMADAMLGSGLPAQQAVVLSVVPGEAREGQVSDVAKGACDAADGGEGCGAGSSPEGPPGQGREQDGLETVLPAPAEEPNSTDSAKAPKVNCEERNITGVDRFTLQILNVSQDLMEFLNPNSSDCTLVLFYTPWCRFSASLAPHFNSLPRAFPTLRFLALDASQHSSLSTRFGTVAVPNILLFQGAKPMARFNHTDRTLETLKDFIFNQTGIEAKSDVAVTEADWEGPLPSVLTKGIDWLLLFSVLFLATFVMYATVRTESIRWLIPGQEHEHQE